CGACTTCCAGATCCTCGAAGCCGAGGATGGCGAGAAGGCGCTGGAAGCCTGCAAGCGCGGGCTGCCCGATGCCGTGCTGCTCGACTGGAACATGCCGGTCATGGACGGCTACGAATTCCTCGGCCATCTGCGCCGCATGCCCGGCGGCGACCAGCCAAAGGTGGTGTTTTGCACCACCGAGAACGACGTCGCGCATATCGCGCGCGCGCTGCATGCCGGTGCCAACGAATACATCATGAAGCCGTTCGACAAGGACATCGTGA
This region of Bradyrhizobium sp. CCGUVB1N3 genomic DNA includes:
- a CDS encoding PleD family two-component system response regulator codes for the protein MRTCLVVDDSSVIRKVARRILEGLDFQILEAEDGEKALEACKRGLPDAVLLDWNMPVMDGYEFLGHLRRMPGGDQPKVVFCTTENDVAHIARALHAGANEYIMKPFDKDIVTAKFQEVGLI